Within Nitrospirota bacterium, the genomic segment CGGAGAAGAACGCGAACGCGCCCTTGAGCACGCCGATCATGACCACGTCGCGCCCTTGGTAATCTTCGCTGATCCTTCGCCCCAAGTCCTTGACCCGCCGGGCGATCTCCTGTTGGTTGATCAACGGTTTGCCGAAGACGCGTGTCACGGTCTGGCTTCCTTTTGCCCCGGAACCCCTACGCTCGCGACTTCCACCTCGATCGCCGGTCCTCCCGGTTTCGGGTGATACCGACGGTCACGGCGAAATCCCACCACCCACACCACGGCATCCCCTGCCGTCAGGACCGGGATCGCGGCCCGGCGCCAACTCGGCACTCGTTCATCAACCAAGAGATCCTGCACGCGCCTGCGGCCCCTCATGCCCTCGGGAAACACGTAGTCGCCGGGACGCCGACTCCGCACACTTAGCATACCAGGAAGGCGGTCGCTGTCGAACGCCGCTTCCCAGCGTCCGAAGGGCCGGTTGCGCAGGAACGCTTCGGTGCGTCGAACGCGGACCACTACTCCCCACGCCGAGAGCCGGTACTCGCCTTCGCGTGCCAAGACCACCGGGAGTGCCGGAGCCCGCTCGATTTCGCGGGTCAGACGCACGCGGTTGGAGGCGAACTCGATCCGCAGACCCAGGCCCAGAGTGAGTCGTCCGGACGTCCGCTCGGCGCACCCGTGCGCCGCCGCGTCGATCCGCTCGGCGGAGAAATGGTCCATTGCGACGCCGAGCCCGGCCACGGCGAATCGAATCACCCGACGTCGAATCGCCATCGGGAGATCGCCCAGCGGCCGTTTGTCCAGATCCACCCACTCCGGACCCGATTCAACCCGGACCCGATCACACGCCGCGCGCGCCGCGGCGTCGAGCCACGCGGCGTCGTCCGCCAGCAGCGCCGCGCTTCGAGCCATCGCGTGCACGGCGCGGGGGTTGAGTGCCCGCAGGGCGGGCATCACCTCGCGGCGAACCCGCGCGCGGAGAAATTTGGGGTCGTCGTTGGAGGGATCCCGCACCGGGGTGACGCCACATTCAGCGACGTAGGCCTCGACCTCGGCCCGGGAGATCTCGAGCAGCGGCCGGATCACGCGTCCCCGGACCGCGGGGATTCCCGCCAGCGCGGTCGTCCCGGCACCACGCACCCAGCGCATCAGCACGGTTTCGGCCTGATCATCCGCGGTGTGCGCGGTGGCGATCCAGCGCGCACCTACCACATCGGCCACGCGGTCGAAAAACGCGTACCGCGCGAGCCGAGCAGCCGCCTGTAGGCCGCGTCCGCGTGCGTCGATATCGCCGGTCGCCGCCGTCTCCACGGTGCAGGGGACTCCCCATTGCTCGCCGATTGCGGCCACGACCCGAGCCTCCGCAGCCGATCGCTCGCCTCGTAGGCCGTGATCATAATGCGCCGCGTGCAGAACGAATCCTTGCTCGCTCGACAGCCGGTGAAGCACGTGGAGCAGCGTCAGCGAGTCCGGCCCCCCGGACACGCCGGCGACCACGGTCTCCCCGCGCGCCACCGGACCCAGACGAGTCAATGCGTCGCGCACGCGGTCCACGATCGCACCCTGCGTCCCGCGTCGGATGGCGGCGTGGGTGGTCACGGCCGCCCGCCCCGCGCGGCCAGGGCCGCTCGCGCCGCCGCGACGTCACGACCGATCTGGGCGATCAGCGCGTGCGAGTCGGCGAACCGCTCTTCGCCTCGGATCCATCGCAAAAACGCGATGCGCAGGCGATGGTCGTATCTGGCGGTCTCCGGCCCGAACAGGTGCACCTCGACTTGGAGCGGGTGGGGTCCAAACGTGGGCTGCGAACCGACGTAGACCACTCCCTCCAAATCCCGATCACCCGAAGACAGGTCGTCGATCAGCGCCGCGTAGATCCCGATTTTCGGCAACATCTGGATCCCGGGGCTGAGGTTGGCGGTGGGATAGCCCAGCGCGCGGCCGCGACCGTCGCCCGGCCTCACGACCCCCTCCGCCGCATACGGGCGGCCCAGCAATGTTTCGGCATCTTCCACCCGTCCCTCGCGAAGCAACCCGCGGATCGCGGACGAACTCACCATCGTGTCTCCCACCAAGACCGGCGCGCGGACCACGACCCGCATTCCCAGCGACGCGCCGAGGCGCTCCAGGTCCTCCGCGCGCCCTTCGCGCCCCTTTCCGAACTTGAAGTTCCGACCCACGAAGACTTCGCGCGCCCCAAGCCGCTCCCCAAGGTCCTCTCGGACGAACTGCTCGGCGCTCCGCCGCGCGAACTCCAGCGTGAACGGGAGGACGAGCACCACGTCGACGCCCAACGCCTCCAGCAGCGCCAGCTTCTGATCCGTCGTGGTCAGCAGGGAGTGCGAGGCCTCGGGGTGCAGGACGCTGACCGGATGGGGATCGAACGTCAACACCACGCTGGTTCCGTCGATATCCCTGGCGCGGCGCACGGCCTCGGTGATGATCGCCTGGTGCCCGCGGTGCACCCCGTCGAAGTTCCCGATCGCCACCACGGGGGTGCGGATCGGCTGATCCGGAAGTCGCCGAAGAACCGTGGTCATTGCTTGGGCGTGCGCCCGATCGCTGGGTTCACGCCTCTCACGGCAGGACGCCGCCGTGGTCTCGCATCCATCGCGCCGCCTCTTTCGCGTAATAGGTGACGATGAGATCGGCGCCGGCGCGCCGGATCGCGGTCAACGACTCAACCGCCACCCGCTGTTCCTCCAGCCAGCCCGCCCGCGCCGCGGCTTTGAGCATGGCGTACTCCCCGCTGACCTGGTAGGCCGCCACCGGACGACGGAAGGTATCCTTGACGCGGCGGATAACGTCCAGATACGGCATGGCGGGTTTGACCATGACTATGTCCGCGCCCTCCTCCAAGTCAAGCCCTGCCTCGCGCACGGCTTCGTCCCCGTTGGCGGGATCCATCTGATAGCCGCGGCGATCGCCGAACCGCGGGGTGGATTGCGCGGCGTCGCGAAACGGTCCGTAAAATCCGGACGCGAACTTGGCGGCGTACGACAGAATCACCACCTCGGAGTGGCCCGCCGCGTCCAGTCCCCGACGGATCGCTCCCACGCGGCCGTCCATCATATCGGACGGGGCCACCATGTCCGCCCCGGCCCGCGCGTGCGCGAGCGCCTCCGCCACCAGACGGTCCAGCGTGGCGTCGTTCACGACATGTCCGTCTTCCACGATCCCGCAGTGCCCGTGGTCGGTATACTCGCACAGGCACACGTCGGTGATCACTGCAAGCTCCGGCACCTGTTCCTTGAGTGCGCGCACCGCGCGAGGCACCACGCCGTCGTCGCTCGACGCCTCTGAACCCACCGCGTCCTTCGTGGTGGGGATCCCGAACAACAAGACGGCCGGAACTCCCAACGCCGCCACTTCGTGCGCGTCTTTGACCAGCAGGTCGACCGAACGTTGGAAGACCCCGGGCATGGAGGCGACCTCGCGCGACACCCCTGAACCGGGCACGACGAACAACGGATAGATCAAATTATCCGCGCGCAGGCTCGTCTCGCGCACCATCCGCCGCAGCACCTCGCGACGCCGCAGCCTCCGGGGACGATCAATGGGGAAACTCATGGCTCCCTCCGATTCGTGGTCACGTGGGTGATCATCGCCTGCACGAGCGCGTCCATGGTTTGGCGTTGGGGCTGGATCGCCACCGCCAGTCCACGTTGACGCGCCCGCTCGGCCGTGGGCGGCCCCAGACACGCGACCACCGCGCGGCTCATCAGCGCGGCGTCGTCCCCGAGCGCGTCCATGAACCCCGCGACCGTTGACGGACTCGTGAACGTCACGATGGCGCCGGGTTGCCGTCGCAGCGATTCTCGAACCCGATCCGGTAGTTGATCGACCAACCGGGTCTCGTAGACCGTGACAACATCCACTTTCGCTCCCCGCGAGGTGAGCGCGTCCACGATCACTTCACGGGCGACTTTGGCCCGCGGGAGCAAGATCGCCGCGCCGGCTAAGGCTTCGTCGGCCAACGACGAGACCACGCCTTCGCCCGTGGATTCGTCGGCGACGCGGTCGGGGACGATGCCGTAGCGCCCAATCGCAGCGGCCGTCTTCTCCCCAATCGCACACACCCGCATGCCGCCCAACGCCCTCGCATCCGCGCCCCGCGCCAACACGCGGTCGAAAAACGCCGCCACCGCGTTGGCGCTGGTCAGGATCAGCCAGCGATAGCGGCCTAGGCGTGCGATCGCGGCGTCGACCTCCTCCCATGACTCGGGCGGGGCGATGCGGATCGCGGGCGCCTCGATCACGTCCGCGCCGGCCTCCAGCAGCCGCGCGACGAGATCCGCGGCTTGTGCTTCGGCCCTCGTCACGATCACCGTGCGGCCGAACAGCGGGCGGCGCTCAAACCAGTTGAGGCGCTCGCGCAGCCGCACCACCTCGCCCACCACGATCAATCCCGGGGGCTGAAGATCCAGTCGCGCCGCGTCGCGTTCGATCGTGTCCAGTCGACCGATGACGGTCTGCTGCCGGGGATACGTGCCCCAGCGGATCACCGCCACGGGGGTATCCGGCGGCCGTCCCCGCTCCAGCAACCGGTCAGCGATCTCGGCCAGGTGGGTCATCCCCATGACGAATACCAAGGTTCCGCTGGTAAGCGCGAGGTCCTCCCAAGGGATGGCTGATTCACCCCTACCCGCGTCTTCATGGCCGGTGGTGATGACCACGGTGGTGGCCGCCCCCCGGTGCGTCAACGGAATCCCGGCGTAGGCGGGCACCGCCACCACCGACGACACGCCCGGCACCACCTCGAACGGCACCCCTGCCTCGGCCAGCGCCAGCGCCTCTTCCCCCCCGCGTCCGAACACGAACGGGTCACCCCCTTTGAGTCGCGCCACCACCCTACCCTGTCGAGCCCGGGCGATCAACAGGGCGTTGATCGCCTCTTGGGTAAACCGCTGGGCGCCTTTGCGCTTGCCCGCGTCCACGATCTCCGCCCCCGGCGCGGCTTCCGCCAGCACGGCGGGGTGAACCAAATAATCGTAGACCACGACGTGGGCACGCCGCAAACACTCACGCCCGCGCACGGTGAGGAGTCCCGGATCTCCGGGACCCGCGCCAATCAGGTACACCATTCCCGGGCTGGCGCCGGCGTCATCCGGATTCGGCATAGATCGCCCGCAGCACGGCGTCGCCCCCTCGTCCCAACAGTCGCTCGGCCAGCTCGCGTCCCAACGTCGGCCCCTGCCCGGCGGCTCCGGCGATCTCGTCCCGCAACACGCGCTCGCCCCGCACGCCCGCGATGAGCCCTTGCAGCGTCAACCGGTCGCCGGCGAGCGTGGCGTGGGCCGCGATCGGGACCTGGCACCCGCCTTCGAGGCGCGCCAAGAACGCCCGCTCCGCCTCCACGCATGCGCGGGTGTCGGGGTGGTCCAGCACCGCCACCAGCCTGTTGACTCGCCCGTCGCTGCGCCGACACTCGATACCCAACGCGCCTTGTCCGATCGCCGGCAGGCACACGGTCGGGGCGAGGATTTCCGTGATCCGCGTCTCCCAGCCCAGCCGTCGGAGTCCCGCGGTCGCCAGCACGATCGCGTCCATCGCCCCGTCCGCCCCGTCGGCCACCTTACGCAGCCGCGTATCGAGATTGCCCCGCAGGCTCGCAATGGTGAAATCGTGTCGATAGGCCAACAACTGCGCCTGGCGTCGTAAGCTGCTGGTGCCGATGGTGGCGCCCGCGGGCAGTTTCGCCAGGGGCAGACCGCTCCGGCTGATCAACGCATCGTAGGGATCTTCACGCGGCGGGATCGCGGCCAGATGGAGCGGGTCGGGCAAGACCGTGGGCACGTCCTTCATGCTGTGGACTGCCAGATCCACGATGCCGCTCAGCAGAGCTTCCTCGATCTCTTTGACGAACAGGCCCTTGCCGCCCACGGTGGACAACGGCGCGTCCAGAATCTTGTCGCCCGTGGTCTTGATGATCGCCAGCGCGACGTCGAGGCCGGGATGCGCGGCTTGGAGTCGGGTTTTCACCCATTCGGCCTGCCAGCGCGCCAGCACGCTGCCTCGCGTGCCGATGGTCAGACGGGTGGAGGACGCGGCCATCACGTGCCGCGCGGTTCAGAACGGTCGGCCTGCGGCTCTCCGCCGCGCACGGAGTCATCAGCCGACCGTGACGGCTTCTCATCCAGATGAAACAGTCGCCGCACAATGTCCACGTACAGCGCACCGTGGGTTTGGGTCGCCTCGTCCTTGAGCACCACCAACGGAGCGTGCAACAGCTTGTTGACGAGCGCTGAGGTCACGCCATCGAGCGCGGCCCGCAGGTCCTGTTCGGACCCGTTTTTGTAGCGGGCCATCGCGCGCTCGACCTCGGCCTGCCGAAGGCGCTCGACTTGTTGACGGAGATCAACGATCGTGGGGGTGACCTCGAGCGATCTGAGCCACTTCACCATGTGAGCGAGTTCTTCCTCAATGATCGCTTCCGCCTTCACCGCCTCCTTTTCCCGTTCGCGGCGGTTGGCCTCGACCACCGAGTTGAGGTCGTCGATGTTGTACAAAAAGACGTCTTCCACCTCGTTCACGGCCGGGTCGATGTTGCGCGGCACGGCGAGGTCGATCAGGAACAGGGGGCGGCCTTTGCGACGCCGGGCCACGTCGGCCATTTGCCTCGCGTCGAGGAGGTAGTGACTCGCGCCCGTGGAGCAGATCACGATGTCGGCTCGGACCAGTTCGTCCATGAAGCCTTCGCGGGCAACGGCCTGGGCCGAGTATTCACGCGCCAACGCGTCGGCCTTGGCCTGATTTCGGGCGGCAATCACGATTCGCTCCGCGCCGTGCGACACGAGACTCTTGGCCGCCAGTTCCGCCATTTCCCCGGACCCCATCACCAACACGCGGGTCTCATCGAGGCTCCGGAAGATCTTGCGCGCCAGTTCAACTGCCGCGGAACTGACCGAGACCGCGCTCTCCGCCACGCGGGTCTCGGTGCGGATCCGTTTGGCGACCGAGATCGCCTTGTTGAAGAGTTTGTTGAGCACCACGCCGGTGGCCTTGTGCGCCAGCGCGGCGTCGAACGCGTCCTTGACCTGGCCCAGGATCTGGGGCTCGCCCAGGACCATGGAGTCGAGGCTCGCCGCCACGCGGAACACGTGCCGGATGGCCTCGGCCGACGCGTAGTAATAGAGATGAGGGGCCGGCGCCTCGCGGCCATCCGCGTGGTAGGAGCCGAAGAAGCGGGTCGCGCCCTCGAACCCGGCGTCGGTGTCCCGCACCGCGGCGCACACTTCCACGCGGTTGCAGGTCGAGAGAACCACGCCTTCCGCCACGCCTTGGCAGGACCGCAGGCGGTCGAGCGCGCCCGCCCACTCGGACTCCGGGAGCGCGTACCGTTCGCGCACCTCAACCGGCGCGGTGCGGTGACTCAACCCGACGACGATGATGTTCACGAGCGGCCGCCTTCCGATTGCCTTCCATGCCACACGTCCGCGTCACCCTACTGCACCCGCGGATACGC encodes:
- the tilS gene encoding tRNA lysidine(34) synthetase TilS, with the translated sequence MTTHAAIRRGTQGAIVDRVRDALTRLGPVARGETVVAGVSGGPDSLTLLHVLHRLSSEQGFVLHAAHYDHGLRGERSAAEARVVAAIGEQWGVPCTVETAATGDIDARGRGLQAAARLARYAFFDRVADVVGARWIATAHTADDQAETVLMRWVRGAGTTALAGIPAVRGRVIRPLLEISRAEVEAYVAECGVTPVRDPSNDDPKFLRARVRREVMPALRALNPRAVHAMARSAALLADDAAWLDAAARAACDRVRVESGPEWVDLDKRPLGDLPMAIRRRVIRFAVAGLGVAMDHFSAERIDAAAHGCAERTSGRLTLGLGLRIEFASNRVRLTREIERAPALPVVLAREGEYRLSAWGVVVRVRRTEAFLRNRPFGRWEAAFDSDRLPGMLSVRSRRPGDYVFPEGMRGRRRVQDLLVDERVPSWRRAAIPVLTAGDAVVWVVGFRRDRRYHPKPGGPAIEVEVASVGVPGQKEARP
- a CDS encoding bifunctional riboflavin kinase/FAD synthetase — translated: MTTVLRRLPDQPIRTPVVAIGNFDGVHRGHQAIITEAVRRARDIDGTSVVLTFDPHPVSVLHPEASHSLLTTTDQKLALLEALGVDVVLVLPFTLEFARRSAEQFVREDLGERLGAREVFVGRNFKFGKGREGRAEDLERLGASLGMRVVVRAPVLVGDTMVSSSAIRGLLREGRVEDAETLLGRPYAAEGVVRPGDGRGRALGYPTANLSPGIQMLPKIGIYAALIDDLSSGDRDLEGVVYVGSQPTFGPHPLQVEVHLFGPETARYDHRLRIAFLRWIRGEERFADSHALIAQIGRDVAAARAALAARGGRP
- the hemB gene encoding porphobilinogen synthase — protein: MSFPIDRPRRLRRREVLRRMVRETSLRADNLIYPLFVVPGSGVSREVASMPGVFQRSVDLLVKDAHEVAALGVPAVLLFGIPTTKDAVGSEASSDDGVVPRAVRALKEQVPELAVITDVCLCEYTDHGHCGIVEDGHVVNDATLDRLVAEALAHARAGADMVAPSDMMDGRVGAIRRGLDAAGHSEVVILSYAAKFASGFYGPFRDAAQSTPRFGDRRGYQMDPANGDEAVREAGLDLEEGADIVMVKPAMPYLDVIRRVKDTFRRPVAAYQVSGEYAMLKAAARAGWLEEQRVAVESLTAIRRAGADLIVTYYAKEAARWMRDHGGVLP
- the cobA gene encoding uroporphyrinogen-III C-methyltransferase: MPNPDDAGASPGMVYLIGAGPGDPGLLTVRGRECLRRAHVVVYDYLVHPAVLAEAAPGAEIVDAGKRKGAQRFTQEAINALLIARARQGRVVARLKGGDPFVFGRGGEEALALAEAGVPFEVVPGVSSVVAVPAYAGIPLTHRGAATTVVITTGHEDAGRGESAIPWEDLALTSGTLVFVMGMTHLAEIADRLLERGRPPDTPVAVIRWGTYPRQQTVIGRLDTIERDAARLDLQPPGLIVVGEVVRLRERLNWFERRPLFGRTVIVTRAEAQAADLVARLLEAGADVIEAPAIRIAPPESWEEVDAAIARLGRYRWLILTSANAVAAFFDRVLARGADARALGGMRVCAIGEKTAAAIGRYGIVPDRVADESTGEGVVSSLADEALAGAAILLPRAKVAREVIVDALTSRGAKVDVVTVYETRLVDQLPDRVRESLRRQPGAIVTFTSPSTVAGFMDALGDDAALMSRAVVACLGPPTAERARQRGLAVAIQPQRQTMDALVQAMITHVTTNRREP
- the hemC gene encoding hydroxymethylbilane synthase, which gives rise to MAASSTRLTIGTRGSVLARWQAEWVKTRLQAAHPGLDVALAIIKTTGDKILDAPLSTVGGKGLFVKEIEEALLSGIVDLAVHSMKDVPTVLPDPLHLAAIPPREDPYDALISRSGLPLAKLPAGATIGTSSLRRQAQLLAYRHDFTIASLRGNLDTRLRKVADGADGAMDAIVLATAGLRRLGWETRITEILAPTVCLPAIGQGALGIECRRSDGRVNRLVAVLDHPDTRACVEAERAFLARLEGGCQVPIAAHATLAGDRLTLQGLIAGVRGERVLRDEIAGAAGQGPTLGRELAERLLGRGGDAVLRAIYAESG
- the hemA gene encoding glutamyl-tRNA reductase, coding for MNIIVVGLSHRTAPVEVRERYALPESEWAGALDRLRSCQGVAEGVVLSTCNRVEVCAAVRDTDAGFEGATRFFGSYHADGREAPAPHLYYYASAEAIRHVFRVAASLDSMVLGEPQILGQVKDAFDAALAHKATGVVLNKLFNKAISVAKRIRTETRVAESAVSVSSAAVELARKIFRSLDETRVLVMGSGEMAELAAKSLVSHGAERIVIAARNQAKADALAREYSAQAVAREGFMDELVRADIVICSTGASHYLLDARQMADVARRRKGRPLFLIDLAVPRNIDPAVNEVEDVFLYNIDDLNSVVEANRREREKEAVKAEAIIEEELAHMVKWLRSLEVTPTIVDLRQQVERLRQAEVERAMARYKNGSEQDLRAALDGVTSALVNKLLHAPLVVLKDEATQTHGALYVDIVRRLFHLDEKPSRSADDSVRGGEPQADRSEPRGT